From a single Hymenobacter sp. YIM 151500-1 genomic region:
- a CDS encoding purine-nucleoside phosphorylase, protein MQQLREAAAYLQQQLQDFQPEVGIILGTGLGALVKDVDVQHRFSYADIPHFPVSTVESHSGNLLAGTLAGRRVLVMQGRFHYYEGYTMPQVVFPVRVMKLLGIRHLFVSNAAGGLHPDFEYSDLMLIEDHLHLQPANPLVGPNLDELGPRFPDMLEPYAPGLLHLAEEAAAELGFTQYLRRGVYASLPGPMLETPAEYRYLRTIGADAVGMSTTPEVIAAVHMGLPVLAVSVITDLAAPGKLKRVDIADILRAAAVAEPRLTALFRRVLEKL, encoded by the coding sequence ATGCAACAACTCCGCGAGGCCGCTGCCTACCTCCAGCAGCAGCTCCAAGATTTTCAGCCCGAAGTAGGCATCATCCTCGGCACCGGCCTAGGGGCCTTGGTCAAGGACGTAGACGTGCAGCACCGCTTTTCCTACGCCGACATCCCGCACTTCCCGGTGTCGACGGTGGAAAGCCACTCTGGCAACCTGCTGGCGGGCACGCTGGCCGGCAGGCGGGTGCTGGTGATGCAGGGGCGCTTCCACTATTACGAGGGCTACACGATGCCGCAGGTGGTGTTTCCGGTGCGCGTCATGAAGCTGTTGGGGATTCGCCACTTATTTGTCAGCAACGCCGCTGGCGGCCTGCATCCCGACTTTGAGTATTCGGACCTGATGCTCATCGAGGACCACCTGCACTTGCAGCCCGCCAACCCACTCGTCGGGCCCAACCTGGATGAGCTAGGCCCGCGCTTCCCCGACATGCTGGAGCCCTACGCCCCCGGCCTGCTGCACCTGGCCGAGGAGGCCGCCGCCGAGCTAGGCTTTACGCAGTACCTGCGCCGGGGCGTGTACGCCTCCCTACCCGGCCCCATGCTCGAAACCCCGGCCGAGTACCGCTACCTACGCACCATCGGGGCCGATGCCGTGGGCATGAGCACCACCCCCGAGGTCATTGCCGCCGTGCACATGGGCCTGCCCGTGCTGGCCGTGTCCGTCATCACCGACCTGGCCGCACCCGGCAAGCTTAAGCGCGTCGACATTGCCGACATTCTGCGCGCCGCCGCCGTCGCCGAGCCCCGCCTCACGGCCCTGTTCCGTAGGGTGCTGGAAAAACTGTAG
- a CDS encoding DMT family transporter, whose amino-acid sequence MKNSLRVHAALFLVALIYAANYSISKDVMPRYMGPFGLVLLRVVGAAVFFGVLSRLVAPHDRITGRADQLRSIASGILGIGLNQLLFFSGLNLTSPINASLIQTIAPVVTVLASAVLLGERLTLPRLLGIGLAGAGAASIILSRGPVAAAGQDGLLGNVYILLNATAFGVYLVVVMPLMRKYHPFTVLARIFLVGAFLAVPAGWQQVQQPDYASFPVGVWAAIAYMVVCLTILAYLLNNWALKYASPALLGAYIYLQPALAVLIAVGLGKDHLTWNRAWQALLIFGGVFLVSRKPRQPEPAPTPLEPVQN is encoded by the coding sequence ATGAAAAATTCCCTGCGGGTCCACGCGGCCTTGTTTTTGGTGGCGCTTATCTACGCGGCCAACTACAGCATTTCCAAGGACGTGATGCCGCGCTACATGGGGCCGTTTGGGCTGGTGCTGCTGCGGGTGGTGGGCGCGGCGGTGTTCTTCGGCGTGCTCAGCCGCCTGGTGGCGCCCCACGACCGAATCACGGGCCGCGCCGACCAGCTGCGCAGCATAGCCAGCGGCATCCTGGGCATCGGGCTGAACCAGCTGCTGTTCTTCTCGGGCCTCAATCTCACCTCGCCCATCAATGCGTCGCTTATCCAAACCATTGCTCCGGTGGTAACAGTGCTGGCCTCGGCCGTGCTGCTGGGCGAGCGGCTGACGCTGCCGCGGCTGCTGGGCATCGGGTTGGCCGGGGCCGGCGCGGCCAGCATCATTCTGAGCCGGGGCCCGGTGGCAGCGGCCGGGCAGGACGGCCTGCTCGGCAACGTGTATATTCTGCTCAACGCCACGGCGTTCGGGGTGTATCTGGTGGTGGTAATGCCGCTCATGCGCAAGTACCACCCGTTTACGGTGCTGGCCCGCATTTTTCTGGTGGGCGCCTTCCTGGCCGTGCCCGCCGGCTGGCAACAAGTGCAGCAGCCCGACTACGCCAGCTTCCCGGTGGGTGTTTGGGCGGCCATTGCCTACATGGTGGTGTGCCTGACTATCCTGGCTTACCTGCTCAACAACTGGGCTCTGAAGTACGCCTCCCCGGCCCTGTTGGGAGCCTACATCTACTTGCAACCGGCCCTGGCCGTACTCATTGCCGTGGGCCTGGGCAAAGACCACCTCACCTGGAACCGGGCCTGGCAGGCGCTGCTGATTTTCGGCGGGGTGTTTCTGGTAAGCCGTAAGCCCCGGCAGCCGGAGCCGGCACCCACGCCACTGGAGCCGGTGCAGAATTAA
- a CDS encoding N-acetylornithine carbamoyltransferase has product MQNFTSFADVGDYRALLQQALAIKANPYGYQHVGRNKTVGLIFFNPSLRTRLSSIKAAYNLGAQAWVLNAGADSWTLEMADGAVMNSGTQEHIKEAIAVMSQYCDVLGVRTFPTLKDRDEDYQEVVFNKILQYATVPVISLESATLHPLQSFADLITVAETKKMERVKVVLTWAPHVRALPQCVPNSFCDWFAEVDWVDLVITHPEGYELDPRFTKGARIEHNQRQALAGADFVQAKNWSSYQHYGQVLQNDPAWMLTPEHLALTNDAKFLHCLPVRRNVEVSDAVLDSPNSLVIQEAANRVFSMQTVLHELLK; this is encoded by the coding sequence ATGCAAAACTTTACCTCCTTCGCCGACGTGGGCGACTACAGGGCTCTGCTGCAACAGGCGCTGGCAATCAAGGCCAACCCCTATGGCTACCAGCACGTTGGGCGCAACAAAACCGTAGGGCTGATCTTCTTCAACCCGAGCCTGCGCACCCGGCTTAGCTCCATCAAGGCGGCCTACAATTTGGGCGCGCAAGCCTGGGTGCTCAACGCCGGCGCCGATTCGTGGACCTTGGAAATGGCCGACGGCGCGGTGATGAACAGCGGCACCCAGGAGCACATCAAGGAAGCCATTGCCGTGATGAGCCAGTACTGCGACGTGCTGGGCGTGCGCACGTTTCCTACTCTCAAAGACCGTGACGAGGACTACCAGGAGGTTGTCTTCAACAAGATTCTCCAGTATGCCACCGTGCCCGTCATCAGCCTGGAAAGCGCCACGCTGCACCCACTACAAAGTTTCGCCGACCTGATTACGGTGGCCGAAACCAAGAAAATGGAACGGGTGAAAGTGGTGCTGACCTGGGCCCCGCACGTGCGCGCCCTGCCCCAGTGCGTGCCCAACTCCTTCTGCGACTGGTTTGCGGAAGTCGACTGGGTAGATCTGGTCATCACCCACCCGGAGGGCTACGAGCTGGACCCGCGCTTCACCAAAGGTGCCCGCATCGAGCACAACCAACGCCAGGCCCTGGCCGGCGCCGACTTCGTGCAGGCCAAAAACTGGAGCAGCTACCAGCACTACGGCCAAGTGCTCCAGAACGACCCCGCCTGGATGCTCACGCCCGAACACCTGGCCCTCACCAACGACGCCAAATTCTTGCACTGCCTGCCCGTGCGCCGCAACGTGGAAGTGTCGGACGCGGTGCTCGACTCGCCTAACTCGCTGGTGATTCAGGAAGCGGCTAACCGGGTGTTTTCCATGCAGACGGTGCTGCACGAGCTGCTGAAATAA
- a CDS encoding DUF4249 domain-containing protein, giving the protein MNEQITKQAYKSWKWLSSLVLLALTAACNLEKDVDVVLPAYPPQLVVEAYLENGEVPRLTVSESVPYLATPEPKVPTDVTAILTLANGRREVLRFAPGVNRTTGKAFTHVGTSPVVARPGDTFSLELTDTQGRRVTGTATMPARVPIDTVEWEFNARPEAQREAYLLTRFRDPAATLDYYRLMVHKDSLSNSPELEYTAEDRLLNGQEFTLGTSYRFRPNDTLFVTLYHLDQPYFQFLQSVEDARNANGNPFGQPSVIKSTVQGGIGIFTILSYDRRRVVVK; this is encoded by the coding sequence ATGAACGAGCAGATAACTAAACAAGCGTACAAAAGCTGGAAGTGGCTAAGCAGCCTGGTGCTGCTGGCCCTGACGGCGGCGTGCAATCTGGAGAAGGACGTGGACGTGGTGTTGCCAGCTTATCCGCCGCAACTGGTGGTAGAGGCTTACCTCGAAAACGGCGAAGTGCCCCGCCTGACGGTGTCGGAGTCGGTGCCTTACCTGGCTACGCCCGAGCCCAAGGTGCCCACTGATGTCACGGCTATTCTGACGCTGGCCAACGGGCGGCGGGAAGTGCTGCGCTTTGCGCCGGGCGTGAACCGCACCACCGGCAAGGCCTTCACCCACGTGGGCACCTCGCCCGTGGTGGCCCGCCCCGGCGACACATTTTCGCTGGAGCTGACCGACACCCAGGGCCGCCGCGTCACGGGCACGGCCACCATGCCCGCCCGCGTACCCATCGACACGGTGGAATGGGAGTTCAACGCCCGCCCCGAGGCCCAGCGCGAAGCCTACCTGCTCACCCGTTTCCGCGACCCGGCCGCCACCCTGGACTACTACCGCCTGATGGTGCACAAGGACAGCTTGTCTAACTCCCCGGAGCTGGAATACACGGCCGAGGACCGCCTCCTCAACGGCCAGGAATTCACGCTGGGTACCAGCTACCGGTTTCGCCCCAACGACACGCTTTTCGTCACGCTCTACCACCTCGACCAGCCCTACTTTCAGTTTTTGCAGTCGGTAGAAGACGCCCGCAACGCCAACGGCAACCCCTTCGGCCAGCCCTCCGTCATCAAGAGCACCGTGCAAGGCGGCATCGGCATCTTCACCATCCTCAGCTACGACCGGCGGCGCGTGGTGGTGAAGTAG
- a CDS encoding PIN domain-containing protein: MSGKVFFDTNVLLYAYSVTEPQKQAIAAQVMQTPLAHISTQVLAEFANICRRKYGYNWTAVENLLTEVMANFFVHTNTPATLLRATQVAQRYGFSWFDSLIVAAALECGCQTLYSEDLQHGQRLDNGLQVLNPFV, encoded by the coding sequence ATGAGCGGTAAGGTCTTTTTTGACACCAACGTTCTGCTCTATGCCTATTCTGTAACGGAGCCACAGAAACAAGCTATAGCGGCGCAGGTAATGCAGACTCCGCTAGCCCACATTTCGACGCAGGTACTAGCAGAATTTGCTAACATCTGCCGACGGAAGTATGGGTATAACTGGACAGCGGTTGAGAACCTACTGACGGAGGTCATGGCCAACTTTTTTGTTCACACCAACACGCCGGCCACGCTGCTGCGCGCCACGCAGGTGGCGCAACGGTACGGGTTTTCGTGGTTTGACTCGCTGATTGTAGCGGCGGCGCTGGAATGCGGCTGCCAGACGCTGTACTCCGAAGACCTGCAACACGGCCAGCGGCTCGACAATGGCTTGCAGGTGCTGAACCCGTTTGTGTAG
- the argC gene encoding N-acetyl-gamma-glutamyl-phosphate reductase, giving the protein MHKIKVGLVGGAGYTAGELLRILLHHPRAELSAIVSTSNAGNAVSSVHDDLVGETEVQFASKLAGDEDVVFLCLGHGNSKAWLEKNPLPAATNVIDLSNDFRLHADQEFNGRTFVYGLPELNKAAIQAAQSVANPGCFATAIQLALLPLAAAGQLRADVHVSAITGSTGAGQSLSETVHFSWRSGNVSIYKPFTHQHLSEIGESLRQLQPHPAVDVHFVPYRGNFTRGIFASVYTPSDLTEDEARQLFRDFYADAPFTTVAERELHLKQVVNTNKCLLHVQKQGRQLLVTAVLDNLLKGASGQAVQNMNLLFGLPETMGLELKAGMW; this is encoded by the coding sequence ATGCACAAAATCAAGGTTGGCCTTGTCGGCGGCGCCGGTTACACGGCCGGGGAACTGCTGCGTATTCTGCTGCACCACCCGCGGGCGGAGCTGAGCGCCATTGTCAGTACCTCGAATGCGGGCAACGCGGTAAGTAGCGTGCACGACGACTTGGTAGGTGAAACCGAGGTGCAGTTTGCCTCGAAGCTGGCCGGGGATGAGGACGTGGTGTTTCTGTGCCTGGGCCACGGCAACTCGAAGGCGTGGCTCGAGAAAAACCCGCTGCCTGCCGCTACCAACGTCATTGACCTGAGCAACGACTTCCGCCTGCACGCCGACCAGGAATTCAATGGCCGCACCTTCGTGTACGGCTTGCCGGAGCTGAACAAGGCCGCCATCCAAGCGGCGCAGAGCGTGGCCAACCCCGGCTGCTTCGCCACGGCCATTCAGCTGGCCCTGCTGCCCCTGGCCGCTGCGGGCCAGCTCCGCGCCGACGTGCACGTATCGGCCATTACGGGCTCGACGGGGGCGGGGCAGAGCTTGTCGGAGACGGTGCATTTCTCGTGGCGCAGCGGCAACGTGTCCATCTACAAACCTTTCACCCACCAGCACCTGAGCGAGATAGGGGAGAGCCTGCGCCAGCTCCAGCCGCACCCGGCCGTGGACGTGCACTTTGTGCCGTACCGCGGCAACTTCACCCGCGGCATTTTCGCCAGCGTGTACACGCCCTCGGACCTAACCGAGGACGAAGCGCGGCAGCTGTTCCGGGACTTCTACGCCGACGCGCCCTTCACCACGGTGGCGGAGCGGGAGCTGCACCTGAAGCAGGTAGTCAACACCAATAAATGCCTGCTGCACGTGCAGAAGCAGGGCCGCCAGCTACTGGTCACCGCCGTCCTCGACAACCTGCTGAAAGGCGCCTCGGGCCAGGCCGTGCAAAACATGAACCTACTCTTCGGCTTGCCGGAGACGATGGGGTTGGAGTTGAAAGCGGGTATGTGGTAG
- a CDS encoding aspartate aminotransferase family protein produces the protein MELFDVYPLVDITPVRALGATLWDDQGREYLDFYGGHAVISIGHSHPHYVQRLTEQVQRIGFYSNSVQIPIQRELAEKLGRVSGYEDYALFLCNSGAEANENALKLASFHTGKTRVIAFKGAFHGRTSGAVAATDNPKIVAPFNAGHAISFLDYDLAAVEQVLHGGDVCAVIIEPIQGVGGIVSPSDEFLRELAGLCRQHGALLVADEVQSGYGRSGRFFAHQHAGIRPDIISVAKGMGNGFPIGGILIAPELKASHGLLGTTFGGNHLACAAALAVLEVMEQENLVEHAAELGHYLRRELEAHAGAEEIRGRGLMVGIKYGFPVKNLRDQLLAEHHIFVGNAADPTVLRLLPPLNITKAEVDRFLMAL, from the coding sequence ATGGAGCTTTTCGACGTTTACCCGCTTGTTGACATTACGCCGGTTCGGGCGCTGGGAGCGACGCTCTGGGACGACCAGGGCCGGGAGTATCTGGATTTCTACGGTGGGCACGCCGTTATTTCCATTGGCCACAGCCATCCGCACTACGTGCAGCGCCTTACCGAGCAGGTGCAGCGCATCGGCTTCTACTCCAACTCGGTGCAGATTCCGATTCAGCGGGAGCTGGCCGAAAAGCTGGGCCGCGTGTCGGGCTACGAAGATTACGCGCTGTTCCTGTGCAACTCGGGGGCCGAGGCCAACGAGAATGCGCTGAAGCTGGCTTCCTTCCACACCGGCAAAACCCGCGTCATTGCCTTCAAGGGCGCCTTTCACGGCCGCACCTCCGGAGCCGTGGCGGCCACCGACAACCCGAAAATTGTGGCGCCCTTCAACGCCGGCCACGCCATCAGTTTCCTCGACTACGACCTAGCCGCCGTAGAGCAGGTGCTGCACGGGGGCGACGTGTGCGCCGTCATCATCGAACCCATTCAGGGTGTGGGCGGCATCGTCAGCCCCTCGGATGAGTTTCTGCGGGAACTGGCGGGGCTGTGCCGGCAGCACGGCGCCCTGTTGGTAGCCGATGAAGTGCAGAGCGGCTACGGCCGCAGCGGCCGGTTCTTCGCCCACCAGCACGCCGGCATCCGCCCCGACATCATTTCGGTAGCCAAGGGCATGGGCAACGGCTTCCCCATTGGCGGCATTCTGATTGCGCCTGAATTGAAGGCTTCACATGGCCTGCTGGGCACCACCTTTGGGGGCAACCACCTGGCCTGCGCCGCCGCCCTGGCCGTGCTGGAGGTAATGGAGCAGGAAAATCTGGTGGAGCACGCCGCCGAGCTGGGCCACTACCTGCGCCGAGAGTTGGAAGCTCACGCCGGCGCCGAGGAAATCCGCGGCCGGGGCCTGATGGTGGGCATCAAATACGGCTTTCCTGTCAAGAACCTGCGCGACCAACTGCTCGCGGAGCACCACATTTTCGTCGGTAACGCTGCCGACCCCACCGTGCTGCGCCTGCTGCCCCCGCTGAATATCACTAAGGCGGAGGTTGATAGGTTTTTGATGGCGCTATGA
- a CDS encoding replication-associated recombination protein A, whose translation MSTGSLFDSTPAPSSAPTTAPLAERMRPRTLQQYAGQQHLIGPEGVLRRYLAAGRLPSLILWGPPGVGKTTLAHLLAQELGKPFVALSAINAGVKDVREVIERARKQRGTILFIDEIHRFSKSQQDALLGAVEQGIVTLIGATTENPSFEVIPAVLSRAQVYTLEPLGKDVLTGLVDKALAEDEVLKQKRVRVQDYGALLTISGGDARKLLNLLEIVVEASRPSPETGAIIITDEAVQQLAQQHLARYDKGGEMHYDVISAFIKSIRGSDPNAALYYLAVMLEGGEDPKFIARRLLILASEDVGLANPNALILAQSCFQAVTVIGMPEGDIILGQTVVYLATSPKSNACYKAIREARAYVRQHGVQPVPIPLRNAPTKLMQELGYGQQYLYSHDYEGNFAYQEFLPEALSGTVFYHPGHNPQEAKAQERLRQLWGEKYGY comes from the coding sequence ATGTCTACCGGCTCCCTATTCGACTCTACCCCCGCACCTTCTTCAGCACCCACCACTGCGCCCCTGGCCGAGCGGATGCGGCCCCGCACCCTCCAGCAGTACGCCGGCCAGCAGCACCTCATCGGGCCGGAGGGCGTGCTGCGGCGCTACCTAGCCGCCGGGCGCCTGCCCAGCCTCATCTTGTGGGGGCCGCCGGGCGTAGGCAAAACTACTCTGGCCCATCTACTGGCCCAGGAGCTAGGCAAGCCGTTTGTGGCCCTGTCGGCCATTAATGCCGGGGTGAAGGATGTGCGCGAGGTGATTGAACGGGCCCGCAAGCAGCGCGGCACCATCTTATTTATCGACGAAATTCACCGCTTCAGCAAAAGCCAGCAGGATGCCTTGCTGGGCGCCGTAGAGCAGGGCATTGTCACGCTCATCGGGGCCACCACCGAAAATCCGTCGTTTGAGGTGATTCCGGCCGTGCTCAGCCGGGCCCAGGTGTACACGCTGGAACCCCTGGGCAAAGACGTACTGACCGGCCTTGTTGACAAAGCCCTGGCCGAGGACGAGGTGCTGAAGCAGAAGCGGGTGCGCGTGCAGGACTACGGCGCCCTGCTCACCATTTCGGGCGGCGACGCGCGCAAGCTGCTCAACCTGCTGGAAATCGTAGTAGAAGCCAGCCGCCCCAGTCCCGAAACCGGCGCAATCATCATCACCGATGAGGCGGTGCAGCAGCTGGCCCAGCAGCACCTGGCCCGCTACGACAAAGGTGGCGAGATGCACTACGACGTAATTTCGGCCTTCATCAAAAGCATCCGCGGCTCCGACCCCAATGCGGCCTTGTATTACCTAGCCGTGATGCTGGAAGGCGGCGAAGACCCCAAGTTCATTGCCCGCCGCTTGCTCATTCTGGCCAGTGAGGATGTAGGATTAGCCAACCCCAATGCCCTCATCCTGGCCCAGAGCTGCTTCCAGGCCGTTACGGTCATTGGCATGCCCGAGGGCGACATTATCCTGGGCCAAACGGTGGTGTACCTAGCCACCTCGCCCAAGAGCAACGCTTGCTACAAAGCCATCCGCGAGGCCCGCGCCTACGTGCGCCAGCACGGTGTGCAGCCCGTGCCCATTCCGCTGCGCAATGCCCCCACCAAGCTCATGCAGGAGCTGGGTTACGGCCAGCAGTACCTCTACTCCCACGACTACGAGGGCAACTTCGCCTACCAGGAGTTCCTGCCCGAAGCCCTGAGCGGTACCGTGTTCTACCACCCCGGCCACAACCCCCAGGAAGCCAAAGCCCAGGAACGCCTGCGCCAGCTCTGGGGCGAGAAGTACGGGTATTAA
- the sppA gene encoding signal peptide peptidase SppA: MRQFFKYVLATLTGLVLFALVGFVLLVGLIAAAASGDDDVTVARNSVLELKLDKPLAERGFKDPFAAFGGGNGTLIGLDELKVAIRRAKDDDGIRGIFLNLELVQGGMASLEEIRRELLDFKKAGKFIVSYTDAQSEKSYYLASVADKLYLNPQGTLEFNGLSSETMYYKNLFDKLGVQAQIFRVGSFKSAVEPFFRTSMSDSARLQTSSFLNSLNDAMLADVAAARKIAPARLKVISDSMLVHNADDAKRLGLVTDLGYYDQATDYIKGKLGVEKDEKLSLINLSDYTRAADDEDNASGNRIAVVYAEGDIVTGKGGNESIGSTRFAEAIRKARLDDKVKAVVLRVNSPGGSSLASDIIYREVMLTKKVKPVIASMSDVAASGGYFIAMGCDTIVAHPTTITGSIGVFGVLPNVGPFLSDKLGITTDRVSTGKFSDFPTITRALTPFEQQQFQNEINRIYADFTTKAAQGRHMPVERLRRFASGRVWSGVEAKQRGLVDVLGSMDDALRIAARRAKLKNGDYRIQKLPRQKSFAENLLSSFDEEARLRLVKSEMGPLFPMYQQYKKLSEMKGAQARMPFEVEIQ; this comes from the coding sequence ATGAGACAGTTTTTCAAGTACGTGCTGGCCACGCTGACGGGCCTCGTACTATTCGCCCTGGTGGGCTTTGTGTTGCTGGTGGGGCTGATTGCCGCCGCCGCTTCCGGCGACGATGACGTAACCGTGGCCCGCAACTCGGTGCTGGAGCTGAAGCTCGACAAGCCCCTGGCCGAGCGCGGGTTCAAAGACCCGTTTGCGGCCTTTGGGGGCGGCAACGGCACGCTTATCGGGCTCGATGAGCTGAAGGTTGCTATTCGCCGGGCCAAGGACGACGACGGCATCCGGGGCATCTTCCTGAACCTGGAGCTGGTGCAGGGCGGCATGGCCTCACTGGAGGAAATTCGCCGGGAGCTGCTCGACTTCAAGAAGGCGGGCAAGTTTATCGTGAGCTACACCGATGCGCAGTCGGAGAAGAGCTACTACCTGGCCTCGGTGGCCGACAAGCTCTACCTCAACCCCCAGGGCACGCTGGAGTTCAATGGCCTCAGTTCCGAGACCATGTACTACAAAAACCTGTTCGACAAGCTGGGCGTGCAGGCGCAGATTTTCCGGGTGGGCTCATTTAAAAGCGCCGTGGAGCCCTTCTTCCGCACCAGCATGTCAGACTCAGCCCGCCTGCAAACCTCGTCGTTCCTCAACTCGCTGAACGACGCCATGCTGGCCGACGTGGCCGCCGCCCGCAAGATTGCGCCGGCCCGCCTCAAGGTTATCAGCGACTCCATGCTGGTGCACAACGCCGACGACGCCAAGCGCCTCGGCCTGGTAACCGACCTGGGCTACTACGACCAGGCCACCGACTACATCAAGGGCAAGCTGGGCGTGGAGAAAGACGAAAAGCTCAGCCTCATCAACCTGTCGGACTACACCAGGGCCGCCGACGACGAGGACAACGCGAGCGGCAACCGCATTGCCGTGGTCTACGCCGAGGGCGACATCGTGACGGGCAAGGGTGGCAACGAAAGCATCGGCAGCACCCGCTTCGCCGAAGCCATCCGCAAGGCCCGTCTCGACGACAAGGTGAAAGCCGTGGTGCTGCGCGTAAACTCGCCCGGCGGCTCCTCGCTGGCCTCCGACATCATTTACCGCGAGGTGATGCTGACCAAGAAAGTGAAGCCCGTTATTGCCAGCATGTCGGATGTGGCGGCCAGCGGCGGCTACTTCATTGCCATGGGCTGCGACACCATCGTGGCGCACCCTACTACCATCACCGGCTCCATCGGCGTGTTTGGGGTGCTGCCCAACGTGGGGCCCTTCCTGAGCGACAAGCTCGGCATTACGACGGACCGCGTGAGCACGGGCAAGTTCTCGGACTTCCCCACCATTACGCGCGCCCTCACGCCGTTTGAGCAGCAGCAGTTTCAAAACGAAATCAACCGCATCTACGCCGACTTCACCACCAAAGCCGCCCAGGGCCGCCACATGCCGGTGGAGCGCCTGCGCCGCTTTGCCTCCGGCCGGGTGTGGTCGGGGGTAGAAGCCAAGCAGCGCGGCCTCGTAGACGTGCTGGGCTCCATGGACGACGCCCTGCGCATTGCCGCCCGCCGCGCCAAGCTCAAGAACGGCGACTACCGCATCCAGAAGCTGCCCCGCCAGAAGTCGTTTGCCGAAAATCTGCTGTCAAGCTTCGACGAAGAAGCCCGCCTGCGCCTCGTCAAGTCCGAAATGGGCCCGCTGTTCCCGATGTATCAGCAATACAAAAAGCTGTCGGAAATGAAGGGCGCCCAGGCTCGGATGCCGTTTGAAGTGGAGATTCAGTAA
- the dinB gene encoding DNA polymerase IV yields the protein MDAFYASVEQRDHPVLRGKPVAVGGSRERGVVAAASYEARQFGVRSAMSSAVARRKCPELVFVKPRFEVYKDVSRQIRAIFSEYTPLIEPLSLDEAYLDVTENHKGLTSATQIAQEIRTEIFRQTHLTASAGISYNKFLAKLASDHRKPNGQFVIKPGQGEAFVEGLAVGQFHGIGPATAARLNRLGIFTGLDLRQQTEAFLRQHFGKAGGHYYLIARAQDHRPVRPDRVRKSIGSETTFEQDLTTYEDLVGGLLPCLDSVWEFCQRTGTQGRTLTLKVKYTDFQQITRSRTTLGLLSSREVLDTLSRELLTGLLPLPKGVRLLGLTLSNLASAADLQDQQLAFPF from the coding sequence ATGGACGCGTTTTACGCCTCCGTGGAGCAGCGCGACCATCCGGTTCTGCGTGGTAAGCCCGTGGCGGTGGGTGGTTCCCGGGAGCGGGGCGTAGTAGCAGCGGCTTCCTACGAGGCGCGGCAGTTCGGCGTCCGTTCGGCCATGTCGTCGGCGGTGGCGCGGCGCAAGTGCCCGGAGTTGGTGTTCGTGAAGCCCCGGTTTGAGGTGTACAAGGACGTGTCGCGGCAGATTCGGGCCATTTTCAGCGAGTATACTCCACTCATCGAGCCGCTTTCCCTCGACGAAGCCTACCTCGATGTAACCGAAAACCACAAGGGCCTCACCTCCGCTACGCAAATAGCTCAGGAAATTCGGACTGAAATTTTTCGCCAAACTCACCTCACGGCTTCGGCGGGCATTTCCTACAATAAGTTTCTGGCCAAGCTGGCCTCCGACCACCGCAAGCCCAACGGGCAGTTCGTCATTAAGCCGGGCCAGGGCGAGGCGTTTGTAGAAGGATTGGCCGTGGGGCAGTTTCACGGCATTGGGCCGGCCACGGCCGCGCGGCTGAACCGGCTGGGCATCTTCACCGGCCTCGACTTGCGCCAGCAGACCGAAGCCTTCCTGCGCCAGCACTTCGGCAAGGCCGGCGGGCACTATTATCTCATTGCCCGCGCCCAGGACCACCGCCCCGTGCGCCCCGACCGGGTGCGCAAGTCCATCGGCTCCGAAACCACCTTCGAGCAGGACTTGACCACCTACGAGGACTTAGTAGGCGGCCTGCTGCCCTGCCTGGATTCGGTGTGGGAGTTTTGCCAGCGCACTGGCACGCAGGGGCGCACGCTTACGCTTAAAGTGAAGTACACCGATTTCCAGCAAATTACCCGCAGCCGAACCACGCTGGGGTTGCTTAGCAGCCGCGAGGTGCTGGATACGCTGAGCCGGGAGCTGCTAACTGGCCTATTGCCCCTGCCCAAGGGCGTGCGGCTGCTCGGCCTTACCCTGTCCAACCTGGCCAGCGCCGCCGATTTACAAGACCAGCAACTGGCCTTTCCGTTTTAG